The Pseudomonas nunensis genome includes the window CTTCTTCGATCAGCAACACCTTGTAGCCGGCGGCGCTGAGGATTTCCGCCGTGGTCCCGCCGCCGGCGCCGCTGCCGATGATGGCTACGTCGGCTTCCAGGGTCAGGTCCTGAGTCAATTGCGAACCGTTGTAGGTTTTCCAGCCACGGGCCAGGCCTTCGCGGAACGGATCGGGTACGGGCATCTCTGGGTTCTCTTATAGTTATTTTTGAGGGCTGTGGTGAGTCGGCTGGCGCCTTCGCGGGCAAGCCTCACTCCTACAGGAACGCGCAGCCTTTGTAGGAGCGAGGCTTGCCCGCGAAGGGGTCGCCACGGATTCAAACCGTGGGAGGCCCCGGATACCCGCAATGCGCCCAAGACTCCGCCCGGCTGTACCACGCCATCATCACCAGTTGCAGCAATGAGCTATGCCCCATGCGCAGCAAACTCAACGAACTGTTTTCCCAGCGATCGAGGAAATGCCGGATCTCATCGGCGGAAGCGTTTTCCCAACTGCCCCAAATCCCGGTCAGCGGCCCGCGAGTCACGGCCATTCCGAGCACATCGAACAACTGCCGGGTCAGCTTGAGCATTTCCGGCGAGAGATGATTGAGGCCGTTATCCAGGGTTTTCAGGGTGCCATCGACCGCCGCCGGCATTTTCTCGGTGGCCACGGCGCCGTCGAGCATCACCGGGATCAGCGCCCGCAAAAACAGCAGGTCGCCGCTGCGCAGAATTGCAAAACCGTCAGCGGAAATACTCGACGAGCAACCACTGAGGCTCGCCCCCAACCCGGCCGTGGCCAGGAAGGCGCTGGCACCGAGGCTGAATTTCAGCAGGCCGCGCCGTGACAGCGCGGGTGTATCGGACAGGCTTGGGCTCATTATTGTTATTACCCGGCGGTGAGGAGCGTTAGCGGATAAACAGCTTCTGAATCAGTTTCTGGATCGCTTTGCCGTACGGCGGGTAGATCAACTTCGCCGCGTTGAAGCGCTGTTTGATCAGCACACCCTTGGCCTTGCTGAAGGTCAGGAAACCTTCGTGTCCATGGTAATGGCCCATGCCTGAAGCGCCGATGCCGCCGAACGGCATGTCGTCCTGGGCCACATGCAGCAGCGTGTCGTTCAGGCACACGCCGCCGGAATGGGTTTCGTGGAGTACGCGATTCTGTTCGCGCTTGTCGTAGCCGAAGTAGTACAGCGCCAGTGGGCGAGGGCGTTGATTGATGTAGGCAAATGCCTGATCCAGATCGCTGTACGGCACGATCGGCAACAGCGGGCCGAAGATTTCGTCCTGCATCACCGTCATGTCGTCACTGACATTCAACAGCAGGCTATGGCCCATGCGCCGGCCCTGGCCCTGGTCGAACAACGGAATCAGCAACGCGCCCTTGCTGGTGGCATCGCTGAGATAACCGTTGAGCCGCGCCAGTTGTCGGTCATTGATGATCGCGGTGTAGTCCGGGTTGTCGGCGAGTGTCGGATAAAACCCGCGAACTGCCTGGCGATAGGCTTCGACAAAGGAACCGACACGCTCTTCCGGCACCAGCACGTAGTCCGGGGCGACACAGGTTTGCCCGGCGTTGAGGGTCTTGCCGAAAGCGATGCGCTCGGCGGCGTCCTTGAGCGGCACGTCCCGGGAAACGATGGCAGGGGACTTGCCGCCCAGTTCGAGGGTCACCGGAGTCAGGTTTTCCGCCGCCGCGCGCATCACGTGTTTGCCGATGCTGGTGGCGCCGGTGAACAACAAGTGATCAAACTTCAGCCGCGAGAACGCGACGCCGATATCCGCTTCGCCGAGCACTACGCAGACCAGGTCTTGCGGGAAGACCCGGGTGAGCAACTCCTTGAGCAGCAACCCGGTGGCCGGTGTGGATTCGCTGAGTTTGAGCATCACCCGATTACCCGCCGACAACGCGCCCACCAGCGGCCCGATGGCCAGGTACAACGGGTAATTCCAGGGCACGATCACGCCGACCACGCCCAGCGGTTGATAAACCACTTTGGCTGACGCCGGTTGGAAAGCGATGCCGACCTTGCGCCGCGACGGTCTCATCCAGCCCTTGAGGTGCTGACTGGCGTAGTGGATGCCATGCAGGCTCGGCATCAGCTCGGCGAGCAGGGTTTCGTCGGCGCTGCGATGGCTGAAATCCTGGCTGATTGCATCGATCAATGCCTGCCGTTCATTGCTCAACAGTTCGCGCAATGTCTTGAGCCATTGTTGGCGCTGGGCGGCCGGTGGCATCGGGTTGGCGGCGTAGGCGACGCGTTGCGCCTCGAACAAAGTCTGGAGCTCGTCCAACGGCTGCTGTAGGTTCTGCAGATAAGCAATGTCGGCGGACATGGTCGGCTCCGGATTTATTATAATTAGGCACTTTTTAGAGTCTATGCTCTATAAAGTCAAATGACTTCCTGACGCACCTTTGTTTTATCCACTCCCGGATAGGTCGTAAGATGCCCGTCATCGCACTCTGAATTAAAGCTCAAGCCATGGCCCCACGGATCAAAACCAGCGAGCGCATCGTGCAGAACAGCCTGGAGCTGTTCAATCAACAGGGCGAGCGCAGCATTAGCACCAACCATATCGCTGCCCACATGGAAATTTCCCCGGGCAACCTGTACTACCACTTCCCCAACAAGCAGGCGATCATCGCCGTGTTGTTCAGTGAGTACGAAACCCTGGTGGACAGCTTCCTGCGCCCACCCCAGGGGCGCGCCGCCACGGTGGAAGACAAGCGCTACTACCTCAAGGAGCTGCTGTCGGCGATGTGGCGCTACCGGTTCCTGCATCGCGACCTCGAACATTTGCTCGAGAGCGACCCGGACCTGGCCGCTCGTTACCGGCGCTTTTCCCAGCGCTGCGTGATCCAGGGCACGGCCATCTATGTCGGGTTCGTCGAGGCTGGCATCCTCAACATGGACCGCGTGCAGATTGAATCCCTGACGATCAATGCCTGGATCATCCTCACGTCATGGGTGCGTTTCCTGTGCACCACGCGGGAAAACTCCAATCACTTGAGCGAGCAGGCGATCAAGCGCGGGGTCTATCAGGTGTTGGTGCTGGAAGCCGGGTTTGTCACCGATCAGGCGCGCGCCGAGGTCAATGCACTGTTCGAAGAGTTTTACGTGCCGCTGGCCCAAGCCCTGGAAGATGTGAAGTAGGATCAAGCACCGACTTAAGCACAGGAGCCCGTTATGCCCATTGCGCAACTGATCAGCCCTCAAGCGTTGGACCTGAAAAAGGAGCAGCCGGGGCTGGTGATTCTGGATTGTCGTTTTGCCCTCGAAGACCCGGACTACGGTCAGCGCAGTTATGCCGAAGGTCATATCGCCGGGTCGAGCTTTGCCGATCTGGAGCGGGATCTGAGCGGGACTATCGTCAAAGGCGTTACCGGGCGTCATCCGTTGCCGGAACCCGATGACCTGATCGAACGCTTGCAAGCCTGGGGCATCAACGCCGACAGCGAAGTGGTTTTGTACGACGATGGCCCCGGTGCTTTCGCGGCGCGGGCGTGGTGGTTGCTGGCCTGGCTGGGCAAACGCGATGGCGTGTTCATCCTCGATGGCGGGCTCAAGGCCTGGCACGCGGCCGGGTTGCCGTTGAGCCTCGATGCGCCTTCGGTTGTACGTGGCACCTTCAACGGCACGCCGGATGTTTCAGTGGTGCTCAGCGCCGAACAACTCCAGCAGCGTCTCGGCCAACCGGCACTGACCCTGCTTGATGCCCGCGCCTTGCCGCGCTTCAAGGGCGAAGTGGAACCGATCGATCCGATTGCCGGGCACATCCCCGGCGCGCAGTGTGCGGCGTTCACGGAAAACCTGGGCGGCGATGGGCGCTTCCTGCCGGCTGATCAGCTCAAGCAGCGCTATGCGGCGAAACTCGGTGATCGTTCGCCTACAGAACTGGTGGCGTATTGCGGATCTGGCGTGACGGCGTGCCACAACCTGTTTGCGTTGTGCCTCGCGGGATATCCGTTGGGGTCGTTGTATGCCGGGTCGTGGAGTGAGTGGATCAACGAGCCGGCGCGGGGCATCGCTACCGGCGAATAACCCCCACACACAGAAGATCCCCTGTGGGAGCGGGCTTGCTCGCGAATGCGGTGTGTCATTCAGCAAAGATGTTGACTGACACACCGCATTCGCGAGCAAGCCCGCTCCCACATTAGGTTCTGTGTCGGGCTCAATCTTCGGGTAACTGCCGAGCACTGCGATACGCCCCCGGCCCCACCCCGTAAACCTGCTTGAACTGCCGGCTCAGATGACTCTGATCGGCAAACCCCAACTGCGTAGCCACTTCCAAAGGCAAACACCCACCCTGTAACAACGCCCGCGCCCGGGCGATGCGTTGCTGCATCAGCCAGGTGTGCGGCGGCATGCCGGTGGCGCGGCGGAATACGCGGGCGAAATGGAAGGGCGACAAGTTCACCGCACTCGCCAGCTCTTCCAGCGAAGGCGGCGCCGCCAGTTGCGATTGCAGCAGGTCCTTGGCCAGGGTCACCGCCCGGTGTTCCTTGCCGGGTTTGCCGGCAATCGGCACCGCAGCATGCCGTTGCAGCAGCGACAGCATCATTTCTCGCCAGACCGTTTGCTGTTGCAGTGCCGTGGACGGGCTCTCCAACAAGCGGTGCAACTGGCAGAAACCCTTCACCAGATCCGGATCGCGATACAGCGTGGCACCGAACGCCGGCAAATCGGTGGTCGGCAATTCAAGCTCGGCCAACAACGACAGAATCTGTCCGCTGTCCGGATAAAACGCCCGGTACAACCAGCCGTCCTCCGTGCCTTTATGCCCGGTGTGCAGCTCATCGGGGTTGATCAGCACCAGCGTGCCGCTGCCCGCCAGATGCTCGGCGCCGCGATAGCGATAACGCTGGGCGCCGGCCATGATCATGCCGATGACGTAGCCGTCATGCACATGGGGCGCGAAGCGGTGTTCGATGTAGCGCGCGGATAACAGTTCGACCCCGGCCAGTGGTGCCGTTTGCCAGAAACGAATCGACTCGCCCTGATCGGTGTCCATGGTCCTACTGGCGCCCCGCAGCGGTCAGCCATTGAGGAATGCGGCGTTCCAGGTAGTAACTTGGTTGTCGGAACGATCCGTCGACAAATCCCACATGTCCGCCTTTGGCCTGCAATTCGAATTGAGTGCAAGCGGACAA containing:
- a CDS encoding sulfurtransferase, with protein sequence MPIAQLISPQALDLKKEQPGLVILDCRFALEDPDYGQRSYAEGHIAGSSFADLERDLSGTIVKGVTGRHPLPEPDDLIERLQAWGINADSEVVLYDDGPGAFAARAWWLLAWLGKRDGVFILDGGLKAWHAAGLPLSLDAPSVVRGTFNGTPDVSVVLSAEQLQQRLGQPALTLLDARALPRFKGEVEPIDPIAGHIPGAQCAAFTENLGGDGRFLPADQLKQRYAAKLGDRSPTELVAYCGSGVTACHNLFALCLAGYPLGSLYAGSWSEWINEPARGIATGE
- a CDS encoding TetR/AcrR family transcriptional regulator, producing the protein MAPRIKTSERIVQNSLELFNQQGERSISTNHIAAHMEISPGNLYYHFPNKQAIIAVLFSEYETLVDSFLRPPQGRAATVEDKRYYLKELLSAMWRYRFLHRDLEHLLESDPDLAARYRRFSQRCVIQGTAIYVGFVEAGILNMDRVQIESLTINAWIILTSWVRFLCTTRENSNHLSEQAIKRGVYQVLVLEAGFVTDQARAEVNALFEEFYVPLAQALEDVK
- a CDS encoding AraC family transcriptional regulator; this translates as MDTDQGESIRFWQTAPLAGVELLSARYIEHRFAPHVHDGYVIGMIMAGAQRYRYRGAEHLAGSGTLVLINPDELHTGHKGTEDGWLYRAFYPDSGQILSLLAELELPTTDLPAFGATLYRDPDLVKGFCQLHRLLESPSTALQQQTVWREMMLSLLQRHAAVPIAGKPGKEHRAVTLAKDLLQSQLAAPPSLEELASAVNLSPFHFARVFRRATGMPPHTWLMQQRIARARALLQGGCLPLEVATQLGFADQSHLSRQFKQVYGVGPGAYRSARQLPED
- a CDS encoding coniferyl aldehyde dehydrogenase, yielding MSADIAYLQNLQQPLDELQTLFEAQRVAYAANPMPPAAQRQQWLKTLRELLSNERQALIDAISQDFSHRSADETLLAELMPSLHGIHYASQHLKGWMRPSRRKVGIAFQPASAKVVYQPLGVVGVIVPWNYPLYLAIGPLVGALSAGNRVMLKLSESTPATGLLLKELLTRVFPQDLVCVVLGEADIGVAFSRLKFDHLLFTGATSIGKHVMRAAAENLTPVTLELGGKSPAIVSRDVPLKDAAERIAFGKTLNAGQTCVAPDYVLVPEERVGSFVEAYRQAVRGFYPTLADNPDYTAIINDRQLARLNGYLSDATSKGALLIPLFDQGQGRRMGHSLLLNVSDDMTVMQDEIFGPLLPIVPYSDLDQAFAYINQRPRPLALYYFGYDKREQNRVLHETHSGGVCLNDTLLHVAQDDMPFGGIGASGMGHYHGHEGFLTFSKAKGVLIKQRFNAAKLIYPPYGKAIQKLIQKLFIR